The region CATCGTCTCAATAACTTTCCAGCCCAGCTTTCTGGAGGGGAGCAACAGCGAGTCTCCATTGCACGCGCGGTAGCTAAAAATCCTAAAATTCTCCTTTGTGATGAACCAACTGGAGCCTTGGATTATCAGACAGGCAAGCAAGTCTTGAAGATTCTCCAAGACATGTCTCGTCAAAAGGGAGCGACGGTAATCATCGTGACTCACAATAGCTCGCTAGCTCCTATCGCAGATCGGGTGATTCACATGCGTGATGCCACTGTTATGAGAGTAACAATCAATGCGCATCCACAGGCTATCGATACATTGGAGTATTAGCATGAAAAAAACATACCGAAAAGACTTGCTCCAGTCGGTGACTGCTTCCAAGGGACGCTTTGCTTCTATCTTGACCTTGATGATGCTGGGTTCTTTAGCCCTAGTTGGCCTCAAAGTGGCCAGTCCAAACATGGAACGTACTGCAGAAGATTATCTCCGTAAAGGAAATACCTTGGATCTGGCCGTGATAGCTGATTATGGCTTGGATAAAAAGGATCAAGACGAACTAAAGACCCTTCAAGGAGCAAGTGTTGAGTTTGGCTATATGGCAGACCTAACCGTTGAAAATAGTGAAGAAGCGGTTCGACTTTATTCTAAGCCAGAGGGAATTTCAACTTTTCAAGTGACAGAAGGGCGACTGCCAGAAGCTGATGAGGAAATTGCCTTGGCAGATTTCTGGAAAGACCGCTATCAGATTGGGCAAACTATCACCTTTAGCAAGAAAGAAGAAGGGAAGACCGTCATAAAATCCCAATCTTTCACCATTACTGGATTTGTTCAGTCGGGTGAGATGCTTTCTCAAGAAGACTTGGGAGGGGCTAGTAGTGGAAATGGAAGCTTGACTGGTTATGGAGTGATTGTAGCTAGTCAGTTTGATACAGAAGTGTACAGTATTGCGCGTGTGCGCTATGATGATTTAAAAAATTTGGATGCTTTTTCATCAGACTATAGAAGCAAACGAGATCAACATCAGGAAGCATTGCAAGACTTGCTGGCTGATAATGGTCAAAAAAGATTGGCAAGTATCAAAGCAAATGGGCAAAAGAGCTTGGATGATGGAAAAGAGCAGCTCCAAACAGCTGAAAGTAACCTTCAAAAAGGCAAGAGTCAGTTAGAACAGGCTGAAAGTCGATTGAAAACTCAAGAAGAACAAGTGACCGCTTTTCCTGAGCCTCAAAAGAGTCAAGCCAAGGAGCAATTGACAAAATCTAAGAAAGAATTGGCTACAGAAAAAGAAAAAATGGCTCAGACAGAGAGTAATCTAGACAAGGAAAAAGAGAAGCTTGAACAACGACAGAAAGAGCTTGATGAACTGGCAGAGCCTACTTACCATGTATACAACCGCCAAACCATGCCAGGTGGTCAAGGCTATCTCATGTACAGTAACGCTTCAGCAAGCATTCGTTCCGTCGGGAATATCTTCCCCGTGGTGCTTTATATGGTCGCTGCAATGGTGGCCTTTACAACGATGACTCGCTTTGTAGATGAAGAACGCACCAATGCTGGTATTTTTAAGGCTCTAGGTTACCGAAATCGAGATATAGTTGCCAAGTTTGTTCTCTATGGTTTTCTTGCAGGAACTGTAGGTACTATCTTAGGAACACTTCTAGGACATTATCTCCTTGCAGGAGTGATTTCAGATGTTATAACTGCTGGGATGGTCGTTGGAAAAAGCCAGGAGTATTTTTACTGGTCTTATAGCCTCTTTGCCCTAACCTTAAGTTGGGTATCCAGTGTTTTGCCGGCTTATCTGGTGGCACGGAGGGAATTACACGATGAAGCAGCCCAACTCTTGCTTCCCAAACCTCCCGTTAAAGGATCAAAGATTTTGCTGGAACGGTTGAGCTTTATATGGAGTCGTTTGAGCTTCACTCATAAGGTTACTGCGCGAAATATTTTCCGTTATAAGCAACGGATGTTGATGACCATTTTTGGAGTTGCGGGTTCGGTTGCTCTCCTATTTGCAGGTCTTGGCATTCAGTCTTCTGTGGGAGGAGTTGTCGAGCGTCAATTTGAACAAATCCAGCAATACCAGATGATTGTAGCGGAAAAGAGCAGTGTAACGGAGCAAGAAAAAGTAGACCTAGAAAGTGCCTTGCAATCTGAGTCTATCCATGCTTATCAAAAAATTTACTCTAAATCCATTGAAAAAGATTTCAAAGGAAAAACAGGACTTCAGACTATCACCATAATGGTCACAAGCCGAGAAAATTTCAAACCCTTTATCGCACTAGAGGAAAATGGCCAAGAGGTGCAGGTCACAGATGGAGCAGTCGTAAGTCAAAAACTAGCTCAACTAGCAGGTGTTACGGTTGGAGATAAGCTGGAGCTTGATGGAAAAGAAATCAAGGTATCGGCTATTTCTGAAAACTATGTTGGACACTTTGTTTATCTCAACCGAGCGACATACGAACAAGTCTACGGTACCAGTCCACAAGACAATACCTACCTAGTAAAATTAAAAGAGCCAACACCATCCAATACGGAGAAAGAAGCTGCGGCCTTTATGAAAAAAACTGCTGTTTCTGGGGTGGTCCAAAATGCAACGGCTATCCACCTCTTTGAATCTGTAGCCAATTCTCTCAATAAAACCATGGCAATCCTTATCCTTGTTTCCGTCTTGCTAGCCATTGTCATTCTTTACAATCTCACCAATATCAATGTGGCAGAACGTATCCGTGAACTTTCGACCATCAAGGTTCTCGGTTTCCATAATAAAGAAGTGACCCTCTATATCTACCGCGAGACCATGGTGCTGTCTTTTGTGGGGATTGTTCTCGGTTTGGTGGCCGGCTACTATTTACATCAATTTTTGATTCAAATGATCTCACCTGCCACCATACTTTTTTATCCACGAGTCAGCTGGGAAGTCTATGCTCTTCCAATCGTCGCAGTGACTGTGATATTAGCCTTACTGGGTCTCTTTGTCAATCATCACTTGAGAAAGGTGGATATGCTTGAAGCTCTGAAATCAGTAGAGTAGGTCAAGTTTTTAAACAGTAAATCAGTTGACAAAGTCTCTGCTTCTTGGTAGAATAAGAACTGTCGTAAAGACAAATAACTTCTTCTTGGTTGCAGGCATGCCAACCTGTCACTCGGATGAAGCCAAATAAAAAGGAGAAACATCATGGCAATCTCAAAAGAGAAAAAAAATGAAATCATCGCACAATATGCACGTCACGAAGGTGATACAGGTTCAGTAGAGGTTCAAGTTGCTGTCCTTACTTGGGAAATCAACCACCTTAACGAACACATCAAACAACACAAAAAAGACCACGCTACTTACCGTGGATTGATGAAAAAAATCGGTCGCCGTCGTAACTTGCTTGCATACTTGCGTAAAAACGACGTTAACCGTTACCGTGAGTTGATCAACTCTCTAGGACTTCGTCGCTAATTCAAGATACAAAGGCCGTCAAAAGCACAAAGCAAAAATAGGAAAATTGACGAAGAAACTTCAGTTTCTAGGAGATTTTATCTTTTTTGCCAAGTGCTTAGGCCGTGTTCAATTGAGCATATCTTGATAATGAAGCTACTCTAAAATGGGTAGCTTTTTTACTTTTGTCACCTTACCTTGGTATGATCAAGTATTATCTTTGGTTACGGTTCCTAGCACTGTAAGGTAAAATAAACCAGAATGATTTCCCTTCGGGGAGATTTTTTTGTTTCACTAAAAATTTTGTACAATCTTCGGCTTGTCGCCTAGTCTATAAACGTTTTATACAGCAAGAATAAAGCTTTCTGATTTCAGAGAGCTTTTTGTTTTTATCCGCTTGCTTAGGCCGTGTTCAATTGAGCATATCTTGATAATGAAGCTACTCTAAATTGGGTAGCTTTTTTGTATGGATTTTATCCCAATCTCAAATCAGCTCTCTAATTTTCAGAGGGCTTTTTTTATTGAGGTTTTATCGGTCACAATTTTGGAGACTACAAAAACTGCGGCGACGAAGTATGGAACAGTTTATGTGTTTTATCGGTCACAATTTTGGAGACTACAAAAACTTCTGGTCGTCCAGAGAAGTTACGAGCAAAGTTTTATCGGTCACAATTTTGGAGACTACAAAAACTTACAGTCACACCCATTAGTGTCAAACTGAGTTTTATCGGTCACAATTTTGGAGACTACAAAAACTTGCTTTTTCATCTCTTAAATTATTTTCTAGTTTTATCGGTCACAATTTTGGAGACTACAAAAACTATCGGTCGAGCACAGTTATCTCAGACATCGTTTTATCGGTCACAATTTTGGAGACTACAAAAACCTCAAATGGTATCAGCTAATGACACCATAAAGGTGCGTAGCTACTCGGCTTTTCAAGCCGAGTAGCTGTCTGCAAGCCCCTTCGGAGAGCCCACACTTTACGAAGTAAAGTATAGTATGTTATACTTTACATGGAAGTGGTCACCGAATTCCAGTTAGAAATTACTTTGTAACTACGTTTTGAGGAGGAGTAAAATGCTTTCCTATGTTCGACATTACCCACTAGCGATAGCTAAATTAATGTGTCTGTGCTCTCCTAAAATCTGCTGATTTATTACTGACCAATACAGGAGGTTTTTTTATGGGACAGACAATCATATCTGCTATTGGTGTTTATATTTCCACCAGTATCGATTATTTAATTATTTTATTTATTTTATTTGCACAGCTATCACAGAATAAACAAAAGTGGCATATTTATGCGGGTCAATATCTAGGCACAGGCTTACTTGTAGGGGCGAGTTTAGTTGCTGCTTATGTCGTTAATTTCGTACCTGAAGAATGGATGGTTGGATTGCTTGGTTTAATCCCTATCTATTTAGGGATTCGCTTTGCAATTGTTGGAGAAGGTGAGGAAGAGGAAGAAGAGGAAGAAATTATTGAAAGATTAGAAAAAAGCAAGGCAAATCAACTGTTTTGGACAGTTACATTGCTGACAATTGCGTCTGGCGGAGATAATTTAGGTATCTATATACCTTATTTTGCTTCGTTAGATTGGTCACAGACCCTCGTGGCGTTGCTTGTGTTTGTAATCGGCATAATTATCTTATGCGAGATTAGTCGGGTGTTATCCTCTATTCCGTTAATATTCGAGACAGTTGAAAAATACGAGCGAATCATTGTGCCCTTAGTATTCATTCTACTTGGACTATACATCATGTATGAAAATGGCACGATAGAGACTTTTCTGATCGTGTAGATTTTTTTGTTTCACTAGGATTTTAGCCCGGGCTCAAATCAGCTCTCTGATTTTCAGAGGGCTTTTTATGTTGTCACCTTACATCGATATGCTCAAGTATAAATTTCGGTTACGGTTCTTAGCACTGTAAAACCAACTATATTCATTTTTCTCAGCTTGTTACATAGTTAAAAATATGGTATACTTTTCATGAGAATTTTCTAAATTTTTAAGATTCTATCAAAGGAGGTTTGCATGCTTTCCAAATTTTCTGGAAGCCGACAAGACCAGCAATTTGTGTTACTTTTAGTTATTTTGCTAGGTATTTTAGGGATTTCTCTTTTTCTAGCAGTTTCAATGGGATCTGTTGCGATTGATCTAGGAGATACCTATCGGATTATTTTGAGCAGGTTAGGATTTTCTCTTGAGATAGGAGAGGTTTCCAAGTCTACTCTTGCCATTGTATGGAACATGAGATTCCCCCGAGTATTGTTAGGTCTGATAGTAGGAGCAGGCCTTTCTATGTGTGGTAGCGTGATGCAGTCTACAGTGAACAATCCCATCGCAGAGCCTTATGTCTTAGGAATATCTGCGGGTGCAACTCTAGGTGCAACCTTGAGCATCATTTTTGGTTTAAAAGTGATGATTAGCCTTGGAGCTTTTCTTGGAGCTATTTTGGCAACAATTGCTGTCCTCATCATTGCCTCTATGCAGGGAAGGATGACGACTTCCAGTCTGATTTTATCAGGAACGGTGGTCAACGCTCTCTTTCTGGCTTTTTCAAACTTTATTATCTCAGTTGGCGCTAATGCGGATAGTGTGATGACCATTAAGTTTTGGACCATGGGTTCGCTCGCTGGGACTTCTTGGGCAGACTTGGTCCTGCCAACTATAGTAGTAGGAATAGCCTTTCTATTTTTCTCTACTCAGTATCGTGTTTTCAATGCGATGATGATGGGAGATGAGGCTGCTTTAACTTTGGGGATTCCCTTACGCTTTTATTGGTATCTTTATGTGACAATGGTGGCTGTGCTGACAGCAGTCTTGGTGGCAACCTGTGGGATTATTGGATTTGTCGGTCTGATTACTCCACATTTAGCTCGAGGGTTAGTAGGAACGAATTACAAGAGGCTTTTTCCTGTTGCAACCTTGCTAGGTGCCCTCTTTGTCATTTGGGCAGACGTACTCTCTCGTATCGTCATTCCAAACGCAGAGCTTCCTATTGGTATTTTCACAGCCTTGGTAGGTGCTCCCTTCTTTATCTACATTGTTGGAGGTAGGCGAAGGGAGGTGAGGATCTGATATGGACTTGATTTGTCAGGATATCCATTTTGGACTAGGAGAGAAAAAAATCCTTAAAGGAGTCTCTCTTAAGGTTAAAGGGAATCAATTTCACACGATATTAGGACCAAATGGAAGTGGAAAAACCAGTCTACTTAAACTCCTCTATCGTCAGGAAAAGGCGGACAAAGGTTTGATAAGCCTAGATGGAAAGCCTCTGGAACAATGGATGCTCAAAGAAACAGCCAAGCAAATGGCAGTTGTGACCCAGTTTAATCAACTGCAGTTTGATTGTACAGTTGAAGAAATCGTCTTGCTGGGAAGAACTCCCCACCTCTCTTTTTTACAGAAGGAAAGGGAAAGAGATTTTACACTCGTTCAAGATGCCCTCGTTAAGGTGGATATGCTCGAGAAGAAAACTCGTCTCTATTCGTCTCTGTCAGGGGGAGAAAAACAGCGAGTCTTACTAGCCCGCGCCTTGGCGCAAGAACCGACTCTTTTACTCCTAGACGAACCAACCAATCACCTGGATATCAGGTATCAGCTAGACTTGTTGGCCATTGTGAAAAATCTCAAGGTCAATGTTCTAGCTGTCCTACATGATATTCAACTTGCTTGTCGCTATTCGGATTATCTCTATTTGATGAAAGAGGGAGAAATCCTTTACCAAGGTACTCCAAAGGAGACCATCACCCCTGAGTCATTGCAAACTGTATATGGAGTTCAAAGTCAGGTGACTTGGACCGAGGATCAGCAAGCTATGATTCACTATTTATAAGAATGAAAAGGAAAACAAGATGAAAAAAACACTCAGTATTTTACTCGTGACAGTAGCTACCTTAACTTTGGCAGCTTGTGGTAACACTACTACAGAAAAAGCTACCACACAGTCTAGCACAGAAACAAGTCAAAAGGCGAGCACAGAGACGACTTATCCACTAACGGTCAAAACCTATGACGCGAAAGGGAATGAAGTCGAACAAGTCTTTGGCAAGGTACCTGAAAAAGTTATCACCAACAATCTTTCAACCACTGAAATCTTATTGGAGTTGGGGTTGAAGGATAAAATTGTTGGCATGCTCAATCCAGACAATGCTGTGACGGACAAATACAAGGATGCGATTGCGACTATTCCTCAAATTGGGGATAAAAAAACAGTCTCACAAGAGACAGTCCTTTCTTATGAGCCAGACGCTGTGATGGGTCGAAATATGATGTTTTCTGAAAAATCCTTGGGGACAGTTAGCACTTGGAATGAAAACAAAATCCCAGTTTATACTCAAAAAGCTTCTCTCTCAACAATTCAGCAAGATTTGGGGAATATCGTAGAAGATGTCAAAAATCTGGGAATGATTTTTAATGTTCAGGACAAGGCCAATGAATACGCAGCCCAATTACAAACTAAAATTGACGTTGTTAAGAAAGCAAACACAGTAAGTCAAGGTGAAAAGAAAAAGGCTTTGATTATGGTTGCTTATAATGATGAAACCTTCGGTGCCTACAAGTCTGCTTTGCAAGAAAGTTTGTTGAACCAACTTGGTTATACAAACGTTGCTACGGGGACATCAGGCTTGACCTTGGAAAATCTCGTGTCAATGGATCCTGAATTGATTATCTATGTAACCAGCGACCGCAATAAAAAATTGGATGAAAAAGCAGTAGAGTTGATGAAGGCAAATGCTGTTTTGGAAAGCGTTCCTGCTATTAAGAATCAAAAGATCATGACCATCTCTTACGATGAGTTGATGGATTATGGTCCAGCAGTGATTGATTCCCTTGAGAAAATCAATGACTTTATCAATAAATAATGAGTTTGATTGGGAAGGAATCCAAGTCAAGGTCAGCCTTCCTTCGATCTATGATCCCAATCAAACCTATCCAGTTATTCTCTTGAATGATGGAAACTTGGATTTTCTATCTTCCCTTTCCGAATCTGTGATTTTAGTGGGCTTGACCTCTAAAAATCGCCTAGACGACTACACTCCCTGGAAGGCATCTGCTCTGAGAGATAGGGCTCCAAATTTTGGTGGTCAGGCAAATGCCTATCATGGTCATTTATTTGGTGGTCTTTTAGACAGGTTGCAGTCGCTTTATCGCCTGGACAAAAATCGCCTTGCCTATGGGGGTTACTCACTAGGTGGTTTGGTGGCAGTCTACAGTCTTTTCAGCTTTGACAAGGTTTCCTGTGTCTTCTCCATCTGCGGTTCCTTTTGGTATCCTGATTTTGTGACTTACTGCAAGGCAGAGACAGTGAAAAATCTAGACTGTTTGCTGTATTTACAGAATGGTCAATCAGAAGGAGCATACCATACTAATCGCTTGGCTCAAGCACCAGTCTATGCTGAGCAGATTCATACCAGTCTTCAGAAATGCTATCCGAACGGTCAGTTTGTCTTTGACCCTTATGGACACCATGAACAAGTGGCTGAACGATTTTTAGCCTTTTCTAGCTGGTTGGCCCAAAAATGGAAAATCGAATAAAAGAGTTATCCCTTGGCTTTTGCCAAGGGATTGTTGTATTTGTTTAACCAAGGTTTTCTCTCTTTTTATCTGGATTCCATACGAAGCTCGCGATAAAGCTAAAGATGATAGTTAGGATAGCGAGGATAATGGCAAGGATGAGGGCAGGGATGCGGATAAACCACCAGAGTGGGTTTGGTTTTTTATCATTGTGCCATTGTTTCGTTTCTTGGTCCAGACGTTGGAATTCTGTTTGGATACGATTGGCGACTGTTTCAATGCCTTCATCATTCATTTTCTTGATATCTGAGATATCGATTGGATTTCCAAAGTTCATATCGACACGTTCACGGCTAACTAAGCCCTTCAAAGTCATGGGACCTGTGTAGGTAACCGGCATGATACGTACCTTGGCCATTTTGGCAATCAGGGCAACTCCACCCTTGACATCGTTTGAGTGACGGCTCCCACTTGGAAACATGATGAGAGAGCGGTCACTTTTTTTGAGGACATTGATAGGATATTTGATGGCTGAAGCACTAGGATTTTCACGGTCGATAGGAAAGGCCCCACACATACGAATCCACCAACCAAAGATACGGTTGGTAAAGAGCTCTTTTTTTGCCATAAAGATAAATTGTTTTGGCTTGGTCGCAAAGGCCATGTAAACAGGATCCCACCAGGTACGGTGTGGCGCAACCAGAATATAATTTTCATCTTGATTAGGAATTTTATCAGTATTATGATAATGGGCATTGCCATTGATGGACCATAGGAGCAAGACAACCAATCCACGTAAATAAGTATAAAACATGCGATCTCCTTCGATTCTTTTCTTGTTATTATTATACCTTATCAAAGGAGGGCTGGCAAACTTTTCCCTTGACTAGGTGCATATTTGGGATGAGATTAGAATTCTTTTAGAAAAAATGATATGATAGAATTTATGGATAAAAATAAGATTATGGGATTAACCCAAAGAGAAGTCAAGGAAAGACAGGCTAAGGGCTTGGTCAATGATTTTACTGCATCGGCCAGTACTAGCACTTGGCAAATCGTTAAACGAAATGTCTTTACCCTTTTTAACGCTTTGAACTTTGCCATTGCTTTGGCACTTGCCTTTGTGCAGGCTTGGAGCAATCTGGTCTTCTTTGCCGTTATCTGCTTTAACGCTTTTTCTGGAATTGTGACCGAGTTGCGGGCTAAACACATGGTGGACAAGCTCAATCTCATGACCAAGGAAAAGGTTAAGACTATTCGTGATGGCCAAGAAGTGGCTCTGAATCCTGAAGAATTGGTGTTAGGAGATGTCATTCGTTTGTCTGCTGGAGAGCAAATTCCCAGTGATGCCTTGGTTTTGGAAGGCTTTGCGGAAGTCAATGAAGCCATGTTAACGGGGGAAAGTGATTTGGTGCAAAAGGAAGTGGATGCCTTGCTTTTGTCAGGAAGTTTCTTGGCCAGTGGGTCAGTTTTAGCTCAAGTTCACCATGTAGGTGCAGACAACTATGCTGCCAAACTTATGCTGGAAGCCAAAACAGTGAAACCCATCAACTCCCGTATCATGAAATCGCTGGATAAACTAGCCGGTTTTACTGGGAAGATTATCATTCCCTTTGGTCTAGCTCTCTTGCTAGAAGCCTTGCTTTTAAAAGGCTTGCCTCTCAAGTCGTCCGTTGTAAATTCATCGACAGCTCTTTTGGGAATGTTGCCTAAGGGAATCGCCCTTTTGACCATTACTTCGCTCTTGACTGCGGTGATTAAGCTGGGCTTGAAAAAGGTTTTGGTGCAGGAGATGTATTCTGTTGAGACCTTGGCACGCGTGGATATGCTCTGTTTGGACAAGACGGGCACCATCACCCAAGGAAAGATGCAGGTGGAGGCTGTTCTTCCTTTGACCGAAGAGTATGGAGAGTCAGCGCTTGCTAGCATCTTGGCCAGCTATATAGCCCATAGTGAGGATAAAAATCCAACAGCTCAAGCTATTCGAAAGCGTTTTGTGGGAGAAGTTACTTATCCTATGATTTCGAATCTCCCCTTCTCGAGCGACCGCAAGTGGGGAGCTATGGAGTTAGAAGGTTTGGGAACAGTTTTCTTAGGGGCGCCTGAGATGTTGCTGGCTTCTGAGGTCCCAGAAGCCAGAGAGGCCTTGGAGAGAGGTTCACGTGTCTTGGTCTTAGCTCTCAGTCAGGAGAAATTAGACCATCACAAACCACAAAAACCATCTGATATTCAGGCTCTAGCCTTGCTGGAAATCTTGGACCCGATTCGAGAGGGAGCAGCAGAGACGCTGGACTATCTCCGTTCTCAGGAAGTGGGGCTCAAGATTATCTCTGGTGATAATCCAGTCACTGTTTCAAGTATTGCCCAAAAAGCAGGTTTTGTAGACTATCAGAGCTATGTAGATTGTTCGAAAATTACGGATGAGGAATTGGTTGCTATGGCTGAGGATACAGCTATTTTCGGACGTGTTTCCCCTCATCAAAAGAAACTCATCATTCAAACACTGAAAAAAGCGGGGCATACAACAGCTATGACAGGGGATGGAGTTAATGATATCCTGGCTCTTCGTGAGGCAGATTGTTCTATCGTGATGTCTGAGGGAGACCCAGCGACTCGTCAGATTGCCAATCTGGTTCTCTTGAACTCAGACTTTAATGATGTTCCTGAGATTCTCTTCGAGGGTCGTCGTGTAGTCAATAACATTGCCCACATCGCCCCGATTTTCTTGATAAAGACCATCTATTCTTTCTTGCTCGCAGTTATCTGTATCGTCAGTGCTTTACTAGGTCGATCTGAGTGGATCTTGATTTTCCCCTTCATTCCAATCCAGATTACCATGATTGACCAGTTTGTGGAAGGTTTCCCACCATTCGTTCTGACTTTTGAGCGAAATATCAAACCTGTCGAGCCAAACTTCCTCAGAAGATCCATGCTTCGTGCTCTACCAAGCGCTCTCATGGTCGTCTTCAGCGTCCTGTTTGTGAAAATATTTGGAAGTAGTCAAGGTTGGTCTGAGTTAGAAATCTCAACCCTACTCTATTATCTCTTGGGGTCAATTGGTTTCTTATCTGTATTTAGAGCCTGCATGCCATTTACCCTATGGCGTGTCCTCTTGATTGTTTGGTCAGTAGGTGGTTTCCTGGCTACGGCTCTTTTCCCGAGAATTCAAAAACTGCTTGAAATTTCAACCTTAACAGGACAAACTTTACCTGTTTATGGTGTCATGATGTTGGTCTTTACCGTAATTTTCATCCTGACTAGTCGCTATCAAGCCAGAAAATAAAGAAAGGCTGCAATCTGTGGATTGCGGTCTTTTTAGGTACAAGATTACCAGCTGAAATGTGGTATAATAAGGGGTAATAGAGTTTGGAAAGTGAGAGAAGATGATTTCAAAGAGATTAGAATTAGTGGCTTCCTTTGTGCCCCAGGGAGCCATTTTGCTAGATGTGGGAAGTGACCATGCTTATCTGCCTATCGACTTGGTCGAAAGAGGCCAAATCAAAAGCGCCATTGCAGGTGAGGTTGTGGAAGGTCCCTACCAATCTGCGGTCAAAAATGTTGAGGCTCACGGCCTAAAGGAGAAAATTCAGGTTCGTTTAGCCAATGGCTTGGCAGCTTTTGAAGAGCCTGACCAAGTGTCGGTCATCACCATTGCAGGTATGGGCGGCCGTTTGATTGCTAGGATTTTAGAAGAAGGCTTGGACAAGTTAGCTAATGTAGAGCGGTTAATCCTCCAACCTAATAATCGTGAAGACGACTTGCGCATTTGGTTGCAAGACAATGGGTTTCAGATTGTAGCTGAAAACATCTTAGAAGAAGCTGGCAAGTTTTACGAGATTTTGGTGGTGGAAGCAGGACAAATGAATCTATCAGCCAGTGATGTTCGCTTTGGTCCCTTCTTGTCCAAAGAGGTCAGTCCAGTCTTTGTCCAAAAATGGCAAAAAGAAGCTGTTAAGCTAGAGTTTGCCTTCGGACAAATCCCAGAAAAAAATCTGGAGGAACGTCAAGTTCTAGTAGATAAAATTCAAGCCATCAAGGAGGTTCTCCATGCTAGCAAGTGAAGTAATTAACGCATATGAAGCCTTTTGCCCTCAGGAATTTTCCATGGAGGGAGACAGTCGTGGCCTACAAATTGGCACTTTGGACAAGGATATCCAAAGTGTCATGGTTGCTCTGGATATTCGTGAAGAAACGGTGGCAGAGGCCATTGAAAAGGGTGTGGATTTGATTATCGTTAAGCACGCGCCGATTTTCCGTCCGATAAAGGACTTGGTTGCTAACCGTACACAAAATCAGATTTACATTGATCTGATAAAGCATGATATCGCAGTTTATGTCAGCCATACCAATATTGACATCGTTGAAAATGGTCTCAATGATTGCTTCTGTCAGATGTTAGGTATTGAGGAAACGACCTATCTTCAGGAAACAGGTCCAGAACGTGGAATTGGTCGTATTGGGAATATTCAGCATCAGACCTTTGGGGATTTTGCCCAGCATGTCAAGCAAGTCTTTGGCCTAGATAGTCTTCGAATGGTGCATTATCAAGAGAGTGATTTGCAGAAGCCTATCTCAAGAGTGGCCATCTGTGGTGGTAGTGGGCAGTCTTTCTATAAGGATGCTTTAGTTAAAGGAGCGGATGTCTATATCACTGGTGATATTTACTACCACACTGCCCAGGATATGTTGTCTGATGGCTTGCTAGCATTGGACCCA is a window of Streptococcus mitis DNA encoding:
- a CDS encoding ABC transporter permease, whose translation is MSMKKTYRKDLLQSVTASKGRFASILTLMMLGSLALVGLKVASPNMERTAEDYLRKGNTLDLAVIADYGLDKKDQDELKTLQGASVEFGYMADLTVENSEEAVRLYSKPEGISTFQVTEGRLPEADEEIALADFWKDRYQIGQTITFSKKEEGKTVIKSQSFTITGFVQSGEMLSQEDLGGASSGNGSLTGYGVIVASQFDTEVYSIARVRYDDLKNLDAFSSDYRSKRDQHQEALQDLLADNGQKRLASIKANGQKSLDDGKEQLQTAESNLQKGKSQLEQAESRLKTQEEQVTAFPEPQKSQAKEQLTKSKKELATEKEKMAQTESNLDKEKEKLEQRQKELDELAEPTYHVYNRQTMPGGQGYLMYSNASASIRSVGNIFPVVLYMVAAMVAFTTMTRFVDEERTNAGIFKALGYRNRDIVAKFVLYGFLAGTVGTILGTLLGHYLLAGVISDVITAGMVVGKSQEYFYWSYSLFALTLSWVSSVLPAYLVARRELHDEAAQLLLPKPPVKGSKILLERLSFIWSRLSFTHKVTARNIFRYKQRMLMTIFGVAGSVALLFAGLGIQSSVGGVVERQFEQIQQYQMIVAEKSSVTEQEKVDLESALQSESIHAYQKIYSKSIEKDFKGKTGLQTITIMVTSRENFKPFIALEENGQEVQVTDGAVVSQKLAQLAGVTVGDKLELDGKEIKVSAISENYVGHFVYLNRATYEQVYGTSPQDNTYLVKLKEPTPSNTEKEAAAFMKKTAVSGVVQNATAIHLFESVANSLNKTMAILILVSVLLAIVILYNLTNINVAERIRELSTIKVLGFHNKEVTLYIYRETMVLSFVGIVLGLVAGYYLHQFLIQMISPATILFYPRVSWEVYALPIVAVTVILALLGLFVNHHLRKVDMLEALKSVE
- the rpsO gene encoding 30S ribosomal protein S15 → MAISKEKKNEIIAQYARHEGDTGSVEVQVAVLTWEINHLNEHIKQHKKDHATYRGLMKKIGRRRNLLAYLRKNDVNRYRELINSLGLRR
- a CDS encoding CadD family cadmium resistance transporter; this encodes MGQTIISAIGVYISTSIDYLIILFILFAQLSQNKQKWHIYAGQYLGTGLLVGASLVAAYVVNFVPEEWMVGLLGLIPIYLGIRFAIVGEGEEEEEEEEIIERLEKSKANQLFWTVTLLTIASGGDNLGIYIPYFASLDWSQTLVALLVFVIGIIILCEISRVLSSIPLIFETVEKYERIIVPLVFILLGLYIMYENGTIETFLIV
- a CDS encoding FecCD family ABC transporter permease, encoding MLSKFSGSRQDQQFVLLLVILLGILGISLFLAVSMGSVAIDLGDTYRIILSRLGFSLEIGEVSKSTLAIVWNMRFPRVLLGLIVGAGLSMCGSVMQSTVNNPIAEPYVLGISAGATLGATLSIIFGLKVMISLGAFLGAILATIAVLIIASMQGRMTTSSLILSGTVVNALFLAFSNFIISVGANADSVMTIKFWTMGSLAGTSWADLVLPTIVVGIAFLFFSTQYRVFNAMMMGDEAALTLGIPLRFYWYLYVTMVAVLTAVLVATCGIIGFVGLITPHLARGLVGTNYKRLFPVATLLGALFVIWADVLSRIVIPNAELPIGIFTALVGAPFFIYIVGGRRREVRI
- a CDS encoding ABC transporter ATP-binding protein, yielding MDLICQDIHFGLGEKKILKGVSLKVKGNQFHTILGPNGSGKTSLLKLLYRQEKADKGLISLDGKPLEQWMLKETAKQMAVVTQFNQLQFDCTVEEIVLLGRTPHLSFLQKERERDFTLVQDALVKVDMLEKKTRLYSSLSGGEKQRVLLARALAQEPTLLLLDEPTNHLDIRYQLDLLAIVKNLKVNVLAVLHDIQLACRYSDYLYLMKEGEILYQGTPKETITPESLQTVYGVQSQVTWTEDQQAMIHYL
- a CDS encoding ABC transporter substrate-binding protein; protein product: MKKTLSILLVTVATLTLAACGNTTTEKATTQSSTETSQKASTETTYPLTVKTYDAKGNEVEQVFGKVPEKVITNNLSTTEILLELGLKDKIVGMLNPDNAVTDKYKDAIATIPQIGDKKTVSQETVLSYEPDAVMGRNMMFSEKSLGTVSTWNENKIPVYTQKASLSTIQQDLGNIVEDVKNLGMIFNVQDKANEYAAQLQTKIDVVKKANTVSQGEKKKALIMVAYNDETFGAYKSALQESLLNQLGYTNVATGTSGLTLENLVSMDPELIIYVTSDRNKKLDEKAVELMKANAVLESVPAIKNQKIMTISYDELMDYGPAVIDSLEKINDFINK